A stretch of Leishmania braziliensis MHOM/BR/75/M2904 complete genome, chromosome 11 DNA encodes these proteins:
- a CDS encoding putative eukaryotic release factor 3 produces MSWQQPTGSINPNAPSYAPDGSAYIGNYNAQGAGGYYPPPPPQQQQQYGGGGYYPQQGGQGSNYQGFYGNRADYQGDMCSPQQQWQGGSYPRGGYGGPQQQRGGYRGDSSYGNYQQGSGYGGQQEQRYLQNEAYQQQMPQQPAPPQPQQKQQRPAAPNPAPKTSASDAAKLSLGGGSAQPVVAPKKGGGTLSLGKRRPVTTAATASEDTAPQSSAPAVASPVSPSMATEAKPESGAGPSATSAAESPAPEKESAAVTQTERAPKPASAAPAKEAPATTKKDRAKMTPEERANRS; encoded by the coding sequence ATGTCCTGGCAGCAGCCGACGGGGAGCATCAACCCCAACGCGCCGTCCTACGCCCCCGATGGCAGCGCGTACATAGGCAACTACAACGCCCAAGGGGCCGGTGGCTACTaccctccgccgccgccgcagcagcagcagcagtatggcggtggcggctacTACCCCCAGCAAGGAGGCCAGGGCAGCAACTACCAGGGCTTCTACGGCAACCGAGCTGACTACCAGGGCGACATGTGCagcccacagcagcagtggcagggtGGCTCCTACCCCCGCGGTGGCTACGGAGGCCCTCAGCAGCAACGAGGGGGCTACAGGGGCGACAGCAGCTACGGCAACTATCAGCAGGGGAGCGGCTACGGTGgccagcaggagcagcgctaCCTGCAGAACGAGGCCTACCAACAGCAGATGCCGCAACAACCGGCAcctccgcagccgcagcagaaACAGCAAAGGCCCGCTGCCCCCAACCCAGCGCCGAAGACGTCCGCATCGGATGCCGCAAAGCTGTCTCTGGGCGGCGGCTCCGCGCAGCCGGTCGTGGCGCCCAAGAAGGGCGGCGGAACTCTTTCGCTAGGTAAGAGGAGGCCGGTGaccacggcggcgacggcatcgGAGGATACGGCGCCGCAGTCCTCAgcaccggcggtggcgtcgccgGTGTCCCCGTCCATGGCCACTGAAGCGAAGCCTGAGAGTGGCGCGGGCCCATCGGCAACGTCTGCGGCTGAGAGCCCGGCGCCGGAGAAGGAGTCGGCTGCTGTGACTCAGACCGAGCGCGCCCCGAAGCCTGCCTCTGCGGCCCCTGCCAAGGAGGCGCCGGCGACAACCAAAAAGGACCGCGCGAAGATGACGCCCGAAGAGCGCGCGAATCGGTCAA
- a CDS encoding Cyclin A/CDK2-associated protein yields the protein MPVEIANGDDVDFSQYCVLQSNDHPPVEFKVSRESAKMSGLLRDMLEDQEGSEAIIPIPNVSGQTLRLVLEYMEYHCGNPAQPIEKPLKTAIESLVCEWDSNFLFSKLLKNHDERQHEVLIDVIMAANFLNVRDLLDLTCACVASMIRGKTAEQIRELFNIENDFTPEEEEKIREENRWCEES from the coding sequence ATGCCGGTGGAAATCGCGAACGGCGACGACGTGGACTTCTCGCAGTACTGCGTACTGCAGAGCAATGACCACCCGCCTGTAGAATTCAAGGTGTCGCGCGAGTCGGCCAAGATGTCGGGGCTCCTCAGGGACATGCTGGAAGATCaggagggcagcgaggcgaTTATTCCCATCCCGAACGTGTCGGGGCAGACGCTCCGACTCGTGCTAGAATACATGGAGTACCACTGCGGCAACCCGGCCCAGCCCATCGAGAAGCCGCTCAAGACGGCGATTGAATCGCTCGTGTGCGAGTGGGACAGCAACTTCCTCTTCAGCAAGCTTCTCAAGAACCACGACGAGAGGCAGCACGAGGTCCTCATCGACGTCATCATGGCGGCAAACTTTCTGAACGTGCGCGACTTGCTCGACCTGACGTGCGCCTGTGTCGCGAGCATGATCCGTGGCAAGACGGCGGAGCAGATTCGCGAGCTCTTCAACATCGAGAACGACTTCACaccagaggaggaggagaagattCGCGAGGAGAACCGCTGGTGCGAGGAGTCTTAG
- a CDS encoding putative ABC transporter: MRAVEAQRRSSMSASWQGNNSTFFSQLGVTLKRMLILQTRTPVAFACELLIPIIFLLGSIILWLIIKRDSIPATDYFSVSGEYATELILAQTPNMLCYNMTLSGGTQIAAFPECGDFVKQFASPPMLLCAENNISGPPVGLCVMESFARGSYSLMRYHVSLSTTRVPSLDQMILLQWVWRLFYQLGGSKLIRDKTVDSAMFSSGTLYFAPKSNATDALVDYLQRTSTYFKYVYGGTLATEDAAEATVKERTAHDPPIWGIVQVGNLAADDFNVAIRLNATALPRTRKILAGFYVGGVEKNGAVMYIFSGFTTLQQTMYQYFLAEVVRTSRTPPSKLVMLPAPTRAFVSAQFLAYGGLFVPLILVLGFLYPVSQMTKRVVLEKELRLREAMLIMGLSEAVMYTAWFLIYLVQYTCVSLIMAILLRVTYLRKSNMGIVFFLLFLFCLSLITLSGLMAALFNKARLASILAPLIYFAMAVPLFVVQDMESAAQIGFSFLSPSGLAAGIKLVFMHELSGGVTSSTFAYFRDSPNMLVVTSILFADFFIYLVLMLYLDAVLPKEWGTPRHPLFFIMDPVRLFCCRRGAPQCFDEDGRAEDGVFEEIGDDDTDYAVCIAGLRKKYRRGGRTFVAVNNLYWGMREGEISVLLGHNGAGKTTTMNMMTGMVSADAGDCYIYGYSVREERQKARQQIGYCPQHNILWPELTCYEHLWYYAAVKGLRGVAREEAISRMLAGVDLEDKRDYRSKMLSGGMKRKLSVAIAFVGGSRLVFLDEPTAGMDVGARRHTWELLRAMAKYHSILLTTHFMDEADLLGDSIAIMSKGRLQCAGSNMFLKTKLGVGYVLTLSVVAHVDRPGIMRKVMSHVPSATQLGSGAGEMGFRLPMGAKATFPTLLADIEDCSSQLGINAYSVSATTLEEIFIQIVQQEDAKEGVKGTRQYSSTPYGESTLLANEAGAGATRDPIDALVSPSAIDSICKEPARPSDVWNVDLIRNEFSIFHSQFKAMLWKRLWNGLRDRRTQFFQVVCPVLCVLLAMLLMLIKLFQSPAITLSSDLYGTQVEIDVAGCASAMNLTIPFGSMTTTVQPPGVNSISSLSAYMLETYNTHEMERYSGLACNDTTSFPAPGTAASGVIYNSSALHSSGIGLFNLYNGYYMAERGNNASVMTTVVHTMPRTKTEDDFVNSIYSLIISIVIMIPFTFIPSTFVSWIVKERECKARHLQNVSGLSFFIYWLTNFLFDICCYIITMFLVIIVFAIFHREEYIGKRAVGATIVLFFLYGLSSVAMAYAVSFLFKEHSTAQNVVMLVNFITGFLLVLSVSMLSVLESTKKVAEKLPWFFRVVPSFCVGEGISNLATLRIEESLGTTKTPWSMSVVGWPCVYMAIEVPIYIFITLFIDYPGRRQRTQRLFHHTDSEPEIIEGEDEDVVAERNSVLHSSERQGDLVQVLNLRKEYSNGKVAVRNITFGVHPGEVFGFLGTNGAGKTTTISILCQEFSPTSGHASICGNDIETDSREALRCIGYCPQFDACLDLLTVEEHLELYAGVRAISYESRTRTVRELLSLCELTSYKDTLARELSGGNRRKLSVAVCLIGGPRVVFLDEPSAGMDPVARRGLWTAIETVSDNCAIVLTTHHLEEVEALAHRVAIMVDGTLRCIGNKTHLKNKFGTGIEVTIRIRSDDEEVKEAIQRFFEAKFPGTSLREYRARRFTYALPGSMKLSRIFKLMEENASELGATDYSVSQTSIEQVFLQISDEAERQHEEEEAERLASTEKRCCACCC, translated from the coding sequence ATGCGCGCAGTCGAGGCACAACGCCGCTCGAGCATGTCCGCATCGTGGCAAGGTAACAACAGCACCTTCTTCAGCCAGCTGGGCGTAACACTGAAGCGGATGCTGATCTTACAGACCCGCACCCCCGTCGCGTTTGCGTGCGAGCTGCTGATCCCGATCATCTTTCTTCTCGGCTCCATTATCCTGTGGCTTATCATCAAGAGGGACTCCATCCCGGCGACTGACTACTTCAGCGTGAGTGGAGAGTATGCCACGGAGCTCATACTGGCGCAGACGCCGAACATGCTGTGCTACAACATGACGCTCTCAGGTGGTACTCAAATCGCGGCTTTCCCGGAGTGTGGCGACTTCGTCAAACAGTTTGCGTCACCACCGATGCTGTTGTGCGCTGAGAACAACATCAGCGGCCCCCCGGTTGGCCTCTGCGTTATGGAAAGCTTCGCTCGTGGCTCTTACTCTCTGATGCGCTATCACGTGTCACTGAGCACGACGCGTGTGCCGTCGCTGGATCAGATGATCCTGCTGCAGTGGGTATGGCGCCTCTTCTATCAGCTGGGTGGTTCCAAGTTGATTCGTGACAAGACGGTGGACTCTGCTATGTTCTCCAGCGGCACCCTCTACTTTGCGCCGAAGTCCAACGCGACAGACGCGCTTGTTGATTACCTCCAGCGCACATCCACTTACTTCAAGTATGTCTACGGCGGCACCCTCGCCACGGAGGatgcggcggaggcgacggTCAAGGAGCGCACCGCGCACGACCCACCCATCTGGGGCATCGTTCAGGTGGGTAACTTGGCTGCTGACGACTTCAATGTGGCCATCCGCCTGAacgcgacggcgctgcctcgGACGAGGAAAATCCTTGCAGGGTTCTACGTTGGCGGTGTGGAGAAGAACGGGGCGGTCATGTATATCTTCTCTGGCTTCACGACGCTACAGCAGACCATGTACCAGTACTTCCTGGCAGAGGTGGTCCGCACGTCAAGGACGCCACCGAGTAAGCTGGTCATGCTTCCCGCGCCGACACGCGCCTTCGTGAGTGCACAGTTCCTCGCGTACGGCGGGCTGTTTGTGCCGCTTATCCTCGTGCTCGGCTTCCTGTACCCGGTGTCGCAGATGACAAAGCGCGtcgtgctggagaaggagctgcgcttGCGGGAGGCAATGCTGATCATGGGGTTGTCAGAGGCAGTTATGTACACGGCGTGGTTCCTGATCTACCTGGTGCAGTACACGTGCGTCTCGCTCATCATGGCGATTCTGCTGCGGGTGACGTACCTGAGGAAGTCGAACATGGGCATCGTCTTCTTTCTGCTCTTCTTGTTCTGCCTTTCCCTCATCACGTTGTCGGGGCTCATGGCGGCGCTCTTCAACAAGGCGCGCCTGGCGTCCATCTTGGCGCCGCTCATTTACTTCGCCATGGCAGTGCCGCTCTTCGTTGTTCAGGATATGGAAAGTGCCGCGCAGATcggtttctcttttctttcgccaTCCGGTCTCGCTGCTGGCATCAAGCTGGTTTTCATGCACGAGCTGAGCGGTGGCGTCACTTCCTCCACCTTCGCCTACTTCCGTGATTCGCCGAATATGCTCGTGGTGACCTCTATCTTGTTTGCGGACTTCTTCATCTACCTCGTGCTGATGCTCTACCTGGACGCTGTTTTGCCGAAGGAGTGGGGCACGCCAAGGCACCCGCTCTTCTTCATCATGGACCCGGTGCGACTgttctgctgccgcagagGTGCACCTCAGTGCTTCGATGAGGACGGCCGAGCCGAGGATGGCGTGTTCGAGGAGatcggcgacgacgacaccgACTACGCAGTTTGCATCGCCGGACTGCGCAAGAAATAccgtcgcggcggcaggaCGTTCGTTGCGGTGAACAACCTGTACTGGGGGATGCGCGAGGGCGAGAtctcggtgctgctggggcaCAACGGCGCCggcaagacgacgacgatgaacATGATGACGGGGATGGTATCGGCCGACGCGGGCGACTGCTACATCTACGGCTACTCTGTCCGTGAGGAGCGGCAGAAGGCTCGCCAGCAGATCGGCTACTGCCCGCAGCACAACATCCTGTGGCCGGAGCTGACGTGCTACGAGCACCTTTGGTACTACGCCGCGGTGAAGGGCTTGCGAGGTGTGGcgcgggaggaggcgatcTCGCGCATGCTCGCCGGTGTCGACCTGGAGGATAAGCGCGATTACCGCTCAAAGATGCTGTCGGGTGGGATGAAGCGGAAGCTGTCTGTGGCGATTGCGTTTGTTGGCGGGAGCCGCCTTGTGTTCCTGGACGAGCCGACTGCCGGCATGGATGTTGGCGCGCGGCGACACACCTGGGAGCTCCTGCGAGCCATGGCCAAGTACCACAGCATCCTGCTGACGACGCACTTCATGGACGAGGCCGATCTGCTGGGTGATTCCATCGCCATCATGAGCAAGGGTCGCCTGCAGTGCGCGGGCAGCAACATGTTCTTGAAGACCAAGCTTGGTGTTGGCTATGTGCTGACCCTCTCCGTTGTCGCCCATGTTGATCGGCCGGGCATTATGAGGAAAGTGATGAGTCACGTGCCGTCAGCGACGCAGCTTGGATCCGGTGCGGGTGAGATGGGCTTCCGACTGCCGATGGGTGCCAAAGCAACATTCCCCACTCTGCTGGCCGATATTGAGGACTGCAGCTCGCAGCTCGGCATCAACGCTTACAGCGTCTCTGCTacgacgctggaggagattTTCATCCAAAttgtgcagcaggaggaTGCCAAAGAGGGGGTGAAGGGGACTCGGCAGTACTCGTCGACGCCGTACGGCGAGTCGACACTACTGGCTAATGAGGCCGGTGCGGGTGCCACTAGAGACCCCATCGACGCCCTAGTCAGCCCCAGCGCCATCGACAGCATTTGTAAGGAACCAGCGCGGCCGTCGGATGTGTGGAATGTCGACCTCATCAGAAATGAGTTTTCGATCTTTCACAGCCAGTTCAAGGCGATGCTGTGGAAGCGGCTCTGGAACGGCTTGCGGGATCGCCGCACGCAGTTCTTCCAGGTGGTGTGTCCGgtgctgtgtgtgctgcttgcGATGTTACTCATGCTCATCAAGTTATTTCAATCCCCGGCCATCACGCTCTCAAGCGATCTGTACGGCACGCAGGTCGAGATCGACGTGGCAGGATGTGCATCGGCGATGAACTTGACCATACCGTTTGGGTCGATGACCACGACGGTGCAGCCGCCAGGCGTGAACTCCATTTCATCGCTTTCGGCCTACATGCTTGAGACGTACAACACTCACGAGATGGAGAGGTACAGCGGCCTGGCGTGCAACGACACGACGAGCTTCCCTGCGCCCGGTACGGCAGCCTCGGGGGTGATCTACAACAGTTCGGCACTGCATTCCTCGGGGATTGGCCTCTTCAATCTTTACAACGGCTACTACATGGCGGAGCGCGGCAATAACGCCAGTGTGATGACCACCGTCGTCCACACGATGCCAAGGACGAAGACTGAGGACGACTTCGTGAACTCCATCTATTCCCTTATCATCTCCATCGTCATTATGATCCCGTTCACGTTCATTCCGTCCACATTCGTGTCATGGATTGTCAAGGAGCGAGAGTGCAAGGCGCGGCATCTGCAGAACGTGTCGGGGCTCTCCTTCTTCATCTACTGGCTCACGAACTTCTTGTTTGATATCTGCTGCTATATTATCACGATGTTCCTTGTCATCATCGTCTTCGCCATCTTCCACCGCGAGGAGTACATTGGCAAGAGGGCTGTCGGTGCCACTATCgtgcttttcttcctctATGGCCTATCCAGTGTGGCCATGGCGTACGCCGTCAGTTTCCTCTTCAAGGAGCACTCCACAGCACAGAATGTTGTTATGCTCGTCAACTTCATCACCGGCTTCCTCCTGGTTCTCAGTGTGTCGATGCTCTCCGTATTGGAGTCCACGAAGAAAGTGGCCGAAAAGTTACCGTGGTTCTTCCGCGTGGTGCCGAGCTTCTGCGTCGGCGAAGGCATAAGCAACCTCGCGACCTTGAGGATAGAGGAGTCGCTGGGCACAACGAAGACACCGTGGTCCATGTCAGTGGTGGGCTGGCCGTGTGTGTACATGGCGATCGAGGTGCCCATCTACATCTTCATCACTCTCTTCATCGATTACCCCGGACGCCGacagcgcacgcagcggctgTTTCACCACACTGACTCCGAGCCGGAGATTATTGAGGGCGAAGACGAGGACGTCGTGGCGGAGCGCAACAGCGTGCTTCACAGTAGCGAGCGGCAGGGAGACCTCGTGCAAGTGCTGAACCTTCGGAAGGAGTACTCCAACGGCAAAGTGGCGGTGCGCAACATCACTTTTGGAGTCCACCCCGGCGAGGTGTTCGGCTTCCTCGGCACGAACGGTGCCGGCAAGACAACGACGATTTCCATTCTCTGTCAAGAGTTCAGCCCCACAAGCGGCCACGCCTCGATCTGCGGCAACGACATCGAGACGGATAGccgcgaggcgctgcggtgcatcgGGTACTGTCCGCAGTTCGACGCGTGCCTGGACCTgctgacggtggaggagcacCTGGAGCTGTACGCGGGTGTGCGGGCCATCTCGTACGAGTCTCGCACGCGCACGGTGAGGGAATTGCTGAGCTTATGCGAGCTGACAAGCTACAAGGATACCCTGGCGCGTGAGCTTTCCGGCGGCAACCGGCGCAAGCTGTCCGTTGCTGTGTGCCTAATCGGCGGGCCACGAGTGGTGTTCCTCGATGAGCCGTCGGCCGGCATGGACCCCGTTGCGCGGCGCGGGTTGTGGACTGCCATCGAGACCGTGTCAGACAACTGCGCCATTGTGCTGACGACGCACCacctggaggaggtggaggcgcttgCGCATCGCGTGGCGATCATGGTGGACGGCACTCTGCGGTGTATTGGTAACAAGACGCACCTGAAGAACAAGTTCGGCACGGGCATTGAGGTGACTATACGTATCCGCTCTGACGATGAGGAAGTGAAAGAGGCGATTCAACGCTTCTTCGAGGCGAAGTTCCCTGGCACCTCGCTGCGCGAATACCGTGCGCGCCGCTTCACCTATGCGCTGCCCGGAAGCATGAAGCTATCGAGGATATTCAAGCTTATGGAGGAGAACGCCTCCGAACTGGGGGCGACGGACTACAGCGTGTCGCAGACCTCGATCGAGCAGGTCTTCCTGCAGATTAGCgacgaggcggagcggcagcacgaggaggaggaggcggagcgcctTGCCTCCACggagaagaggtgctgcgcgtgctgctgctag
- a CDS encoding putative eukaryotic release factor 3 → MSWQQPTGSINPNAPSYAPDGSAYIGNYNAQGAGGYYPPPPPQQQQQQRPAAPNPAPKTSASDAAKLSLGGGSAQPVVAPKKGGGTLSLGKRRPVTTAATASEDTAPQSSAPAVASPVSPSMATEAEPESGAGPSATSAAESPAPEKESAAVTQTERAPKPASAAPAKEAPATTEKDRAKMTPEERRESVKKEIARQRQQSRKEYKRDPRPHFNIVFCGHVDAGKSTISGHLLMEKGLVDQREMEKLRREAEINHREGWEYAYVMDVSEEERSKGITRETGAAYFETERRRVTVLDAPGHKAFVPSMIGGATQADVCVLVISSRTGEFETGFEKGGQTREHAMLVRTCGVKQMICVINKMDEMKWSKERYDEIVGKLKPFLRQNGYDEERAKNLIFMPVAGLTGENLIKHVELSHCDWYKGETMMGVIDSLKLPESKTDDDVLCIPLVGAYKDDGKTHIYGKVESGSIAVGEKIQVLPTKVEALVEGISIESTEFEKCYPGDNVHLHVRGIDESDIHGGYVATSIPTSLRAVEFFQARVVILEVKNIISAGSRVMLHIHSAQEEASFHKLLAKIDRKTNEVVERDPACVKAGDVVIARIELDRPVVLEPHKDFDKLGRFMLRDDGRTIAIGVVTRLYESTHESLAKAGQ, encoded by the coding sequence ATGTCCTGGCAGCAGCCGACGGGGAGCATCAACCCCAACGCGCCGTCCTACGCCCCCGATGGCAGCGCGTACATAGGCAACTACAACGCCCAAGGGGCCGGTGGCTACTaccctccgccgccgccgcagcagcagcagcagcaaaggcCCGCTGCCCCCAACCCAGCGCCGAAGACGTCCGCATCGGATGCCGCAAAGCTGTCTCTGGGCGGCGGCTCCGCGCAGCCGGTCGTGGCGCCCAAGAAGGGCGGCGGAACTCTTTCGCTAGGTAAGAGGAGGCCGGTGaccacggcggcgacggcatcgGAGGATACGGCGCCGCAGTCCTCAgcaccggcggtggcgtcgccgGTGTCCCCGTCCATGGCCACTGAAGCGGAGCCTGAGAGTGGCGCGGGCCCATCGGCAACGTCTGCGGCTGAGAGCCCGGCGCCGGAGAAGGAGTCGGCTGCTGTGACTCAGACCGAGCGCGCCCCGAAGCCTGCCTCTGCGGCCCCTGCCAAGGAGGCGCCGGCGACAACCGAGAAGGACCGCGCGAAGATGACGCCGGAGGAGCGGCGCGAGTCGGTCAAGAAGGAGATcgcacgccagcgccagcagagCAGGAAGGAGTACAAGCGCGACCCCCGACCCCACTTCAACATCGTCTTCTGTGGCCACGTCGACGCCGGCAAGTCCACGATCTCCGGCCACCTGCTGATGGAGAAAGGCCTTGTGGACCAGCGCGAGatggagaagctgcgccgcgaggcGGAGATCAACCACCGTGAGGGCTGGGAGTACGCGTACGTCATGGACGTctccgaggaggagcggtcGAAGGGAATCACGCGCGAGACCGGCGCGGCCTACTTCGAGACGGAGAGGCGCCGTGTGACGGTGCTGGACGCGCCGGGCCACAAGGCGTTTGTGCCGTCCATGATCGGCGGTGCCACGCAGGCGGACGTCTGCGTCCTCGTCATCTCCAGCCGCACCGGCGAGTTCGAGACCGGCTTCGAGAAGGGTGGCCAGACGCGAGAGCATGCAATGCTGGTGCGCACGTGCGGTGTAAAGCAGATGATCTGCGTCATTAACAAGATGGACGAGATGAAGTGGAGCAAGGAGCGCTACGACGAGATCGTCGGCAAGCTGAAGCCCTTCCTGCGGCAGAACGGCTACGACGAGGAGCGTGCGAAGAACCTCATCTTCATGCCTGTGGCGGGCCTGACGGGCGAGAACCTGATCAAGCATGTCGAGCTTAGCCACTGCGACTGGTACAAGGGCGAGACAATGATGGGGGTCATCGACAGCCTGAAGCTGCCCGAGTCGAAGACGGATGACGACGTTCTTTGTATCCCGCTGGTGGGCGCCTACAAGGATGACGGAAAGACACACATCTACGGCAAGGTCGAGTCAGGCTCCATCGCGGTGGGCGAGAAGATCCAGGTGCTGCCGACAAAGGTGGAGGCTCTCGTGGAGGGCATCTCGATCGAGTCCACTGAGTTCGAGAAGTGCTACCCGGGTGACAACGTGCACCTGCACGTGCGCGGCATCGACGAGAGCGATATTCATGGCGGCTACGTCGCCACCTCCATCCCGACCTCGCTGCGTGCCGTCGAGTTCTTCCAGGCGCGCGTGGTCATCCTAGAGGTGAAGAACATTATCAGTGCTGGCTCGCGTGTCATGCTGCACATACACTCCGCCCAGGAGGAAGCGTCCTTCCATAAGTTGCTGGCGAAGATCGACCGCAAGACGAACGAGGTGGTCGAGAGGGACCCGGCGTGCGTAAAGGCGGGCGACGTAGTGATTGCCCGCATCGAGCTCGACCGCCCTGTCGTGCTGGAGCCGCACAAGGACTTTGACAAGCTGGGCCGATTCATGCTGCGTGACGATGGTCGCACCATCGCAATCGGCGTTGTCACGCGCCTGTACGAGTCCACGCACGAGTCTCTCGCAAAGGCTGGGCAGTAG
- a CDS encoding putative 40S ribosomal protein S15A yields MMSVLANALRTIASAERRGKRQVLIRPSSKVVVKFLQVMQKHGYIGEFEIIDDHRAGKIVVNLNGRLNKCGAICPRFDCATTDYEKWMKNILPSRQFGFVVLTTSLGIMDHEEARSRNTGGKVLGFFY; encoded by the coding sequence ATGATGAGCGTACTCGCGAACGCGCTTCGCACCATTGCGAGCGCGGAGCGCCGTGGCAAGCGCCAGGTGCTCAtccgcccctcctccaaggtggtggtgaagttCCTGCAGGTGATGCAGAAGCACGGCTACATTGGCGAGTTCGAGATCATCGACGACCATCGCGCTGGCAAGATCGTCGTGAACCTGAATGGCCGTCTGAACAAGTGCGGCGCCATCTGCCCGCGCTTCgactgcgccaccaccgacTACGAGAAGTGGATGAAGAACATCCTGCCCTCCCGTCAGTTCGGCTTTGTCGTGCTGACGACCTCGCTCGGCATCATGGACCACGAGGAGGCCCGCTCCCGCAACACTGGTGGCAAGGTGCTCGGCTTCTTCTACTAG